The genomic window CGTCTGTTCGTCAGGAGGAGTAAAATGAAACGGAACAGATCTTCTTCCCATGATCTCAACCGCCGTGTCCTACTCTCGACGATGGCCGCGCTCCCAGCGCTTATTGGATCGCTACGCTCCACAACAGCTGCGGCGCAAACCGATCAACTCCCGTCTTGGAAGGATGGCCCCACCAAGGACTCGATCATACGATTTGTCGCACAAGTGACGACGCAAGGTCAGGACTTCGTGCCTGAAGATCAACGCATCGCAACCTTCGACAACGACGGCACCCTCTGGATCGAACAGCCGATGTATGTCCAGCTCGCCTTCATTCTCAGTCGCGTCAAAACGCTGGCGCCGCAGAATCCGAGCTGGAAAACAAAACAGCCTTTCAAGGCAGTGCTGGACGGTGACTTAAAGGCAATGGCTGCATCCGGTGAAAAGGGGCTGATGGAGCTCATGGCAGCAACACACGCTGGCATGACCTCCGATGAATTCACCAAGATCGTGTCCGACTGGCTCGCGACCGCGCGCCATCCTCGTTTCAAGCGGCCCTACACCGAACTGGTTTATCAGCCGATGCTGGAGCTGCTCGATTATCTGCGCGCCAATGGCTTCAAGGCCTTCATCGTCTCCGGCGGCGGCATCGAGTTCATGCGCCCATGGACCGAGAAGATCTATGGCGTTCCGCCTCAGCAGGTCGTCGGCTCATCGATCAAGACACGGTTTCAGATGCGTGGCGATGTGCCGACGCTGTTCCGCCTTCCCGAGATCAATTTCATCGATGACAAGGCGGGCAAGCCTGTCGGCATCAACCAGTATATCGGCCGCCGCCCGATCGCCGCCTTCGGCAATTCCGACGGTGACCTCGAGATGCTGCAATGGACCACCCTGAGCGGAGACCGGGCGCGCTTCGGGCTAATCGTCCATCACACCGATGCGGAACGGGAATACGCCTACGACCGCCAATCCCACTTCGGCCGCCTCGACAAAGCGCTGGATGCTGCCGCTATTAACAGGTGGACGGTGGCGGACATGAAACGGGACTGGAAGCGGATTTTCCCATTTGAACAAGGCTAGTGCCGCGGATTTGAAGTTCTTCCGAGTGAAACCGCAAGCTCGATGAAGAACTTCAAATCCAAAAGCGGCACTCAAATCATAGGTTTACTAGTGTCCCTTTGATTCCGAAATTCGCATCCGGGCAAGCCGCAAGCCTGTGCGAACTTCGGAATCGGGACGCTAGTTAACGCTGCTCAACGAATCTTGGCAGTCACCGTTTTTGAGTGCCAAAAAGTTTGCTAGACCCCTTGCCCGCGGCGCGGGTCCGGCCTATGTCCCCGTCACGTTTCGATAGCACTCTCCTGTCGAGACTGCCAAATCGTAAAACTACAGCATCTTCAGATATTTAGGAGGACTGCATGAAATTCCGTCCGCTTCACGACCGCGTCGTGGTTAAGCGCATCGACGCCGAAGAGAAGACCGCTGGCGGCATCATCATTCCCGACACCGCGAAGGAAAAGCCTTCCCAGGGCGAGATCTTGTCGGTGGGTCCGGGCGGCCGCGATGAGGCCGGCAAACTCATCCCGATCGACCTCAAGGTCGGTGACATCGTCCTGTTCGGCAAGTGGTCGGGCACCGAGGTCAAGATCGACGGTCAGGAAGTCCTGATCATGAAGGAAAGCGACATCATGGGCGTCATCACGGAAGGCTCGTCCAAGAAGAAGGCCGCCTGAGCGCTCCTCCCCTCCGACTGATTTTCCAAACGTTCCTGAACTTTAAGGAAATCCACAATGTCAGCTAAAGAAGTCAAATTCGGCGTAGACGCACGCGACAAGATGCTGCGCGGCGTCGACATCCTCGCCAACGCGGTGAAGGTGACGCTCGGTCCGAAGGGCCGCAATGTCGTCCTCGACAAGTCGTTCGGCGCTCCCCGCATCACCAAGGACGGCGTTACCGTCGCCAAGGACATCGAGCTCGATGACAAGTTCGAGAACATGGGCGCCCAGATGGTGCGCGAAGTGGCCTCGAAGTCGGCCGACCTCGCCGGTGACGGCACCACCACTGCAACCGTGCTCGCTCAGGCGATCGTGAAGGAAGGCGCCAAGTCGGTCGCCGCCGGCATGAACCCAATGGACCTGAAGCGCGGTATCGACCTCGCGGTTGAAGCCGTCGTTGCGGACCTGCAGAAGAACTCCAAGAAGGTCACCTCGAACGAAGAAATCGCCCAGGTCGGCACCATTTCGGCCAACGGCGACAGCGAAATCGGCAAGTTCCTTGCCGACGCGATGAAGAAGGTCGGCAACGAAGGCGTCATCACGGTTGAAGAAGCCAAGTCGCTCGAAACCGAACTCGACGTCGTCGAAGGCATGCAGTTCGATCGCGGCTACATCTCCCCCTACTTCGTCACCAACGCCGACAAGATGCGCGTTGAATTCGACGACGCTTACGTTCTCATCAACGAGAAGAAGCTCTCCTCGCTGAACGAACTGCTCCCGCTGCTCGAAGCGGTGGTGCAGACCGGCAAGCCGCTCGTCATCGTTGCTGAAGACGTGGAAGGCGAAGCCCTCGCAACCCTCGTGGTCAACCGTCTGCGCGGTGGTCTCAAGGTTGCCGCCGTCAAGGCTCCGGGCTTCGGCGATCGCCGCAAGGCCATGCTGCAGGACATCGCGATCCTGACCGGCGGCCAGGCGATCTCGGAAGACCTCGGCATCAAGCTCGAGAACGTGACCCTGCAGATGCTCGGCCGCGCCAAGAAGGTGATGATCGACAAGGAAAACACCACGATCGTCAACGGCGCCGGCAAGAAGGCCGACATCGAGGCCCGCGTTGCCCAGATCAAGGCGCAGATCGAAGAAACCACTTCGGACTACGACCGTGAGAAGCTCCAGGAGCGTCTCGCCAAGCTCGCAGGCGGCGTCGCGGTGATCCGCGTCGGCGGCGCGACCGAAGTCGAAGTGAAGGAGCGCAAGGATCGCGTTGATGACGCGATGCATGCGACCCGCGCTGCTGTTGAAGAAGGCATCCTGCCGGGCGGCGGCGTCGCTCTGCTCCGTGCTTCCGAGCAGCTCAAGGGCATCCGCACCAAGAACGACGACCAGAAGACCGGCGTCGAGATCGTCCGCAAGGCGCTCTCCGCTCCGGCTCGCCAGATCGCCATCAACGCGGGCGAAGACGGTTCGGTCATCGTCGGCAAGATCCTCGAGAAGGAGCAGTACGCCTACGGCTTCGACTCGCAGTCGGGCGAATACGTCAACCTCGTCTCCAAGGGCATCATCGACCCGACCAAGGTCGTGCGTGCGGCGATCCAGAACGCGGCTTCGGTTGCCTCGCTTCTGATCACCACCGAGGCGATGATTGCCGAACTGCCGAAGAAGGCAGCCCCTGCTCCGGCAATGCCGGGCGGCGGCATGGGCGGCATGGACTTCTAAGTCCAGCCGCTTCGCTCAAGCGATCATAAGAACGCAAAACCCCGGCAGCGATGCCGGGGTTTTTGTTTCAGATGTCGAACAGGCTGCGAAGCACACTCACGCTTCACCTCGTCGGAGAGCCGCTTCGCACTCCGATGACTAACTTCGCGACCCGCTAGGTCGGTGACTCTCAGTCTTCGTCGTCGTGATCATAGTCATAGCGGGAGGATGGTGGAGGAGATTGCGGGGGCTGCACGTATCTGCGACGTGCCGAACGCTGGGAAGAATCGTCACGCGGTGGGTTGAAAACTACATAACAAGCCGGACTGAGCCTCGGTCCCGCATTTCTCAAACACGCCTCGACACGCCCCGCGTCAGGAATGAACTGCCCGCACAGGCGGAACGCGTCCGGGGTACAGGCGTCGCGTTGTTGGTCAGTGCCCTGCGCCAGCGCCGGTGTCTGCCCAGACGAAATCACGCCAATTGCCGCAATCAAACCGAGAAGCTTTTGT from Nitrobacteraceae bacterium AZCC 1564 includes these protein-coding regions:
- a CDS encoding chaperonin GroES (product_source=KO:K04078; cath_funfam=2.30.33.40; cog=COG0234; ko=KO:K04078; pfam=PF00166; smart=SM00883; superfamily=50129); the encoded protein is MKFRPLHDRVVVKRIDAEEKTAGGIIIPDTAKEKPSQGEILSVGPGGRDEAGKLIPIDLKVGDIVLFGKWSGTEVKIDGQEVLIMKESDIMGVITEGSSKKKAA
- a CDS encoding hypothetical protein (product_source=Hypo-rule applied; cath_funfam=3.40.50.1000; cleavage_site_network=SignalP-noTM; pfam=PF12710; superfamily=56784); the protein is MKRNRSSSHDLNRRVLLSTMAALPALIGSLRSTTAAAQTDQLPSWKDGPTKDSIIRFVAQVTTQGQDFVPEDQRIATFDNDGTLWIEQPMYVQLAFILSRVKTLAPQNPSWKTKQPFKAVLDGDLKAMAASGEKGLMELMAATHAGMTSDEFTKIVSDWLATARHPRFKRPYTELVYQPMLELLDYLRANGFKAFIVSGGGIEFMRPWTEKIYGVPPQQVVGSSIKTRFQMRGDVPTLFRLPEINFIDDKAGKPVGINQYIGRRPIAAFGNSDGDLEMLQWTTLSGDRARFGLIVHHTDAEREYAYDRQSHFGRLDKALDAAAINRWTVADMKRDWKRIFPFEQG
- a CDS encoding hypothetical protein (product_source=Hypo-rule applied) encodes the protein MASQKLLGLIAAIGVISSGQTPALAQGTDQQRDACTPDAFRLCGQFIPDAGRVEACLRNAGPRLSPACYVVFNPPRDDSSQRSARRRYVQPPQSPPPSSRYDYDHDDED
- a CDS encoding chaperonin GroEL (product_source=KO:K04077; cath_funfam=1.10.560.10; cog=COG0459; ko=KO:K04077; pfam=PF00118; superfamily=48592; tigrfam=TIGR02348), giving the protein MSAKEVKFGVDARDKMLRGVDILANAVKVTLGPKGRNVVLDKSFGAPRITKDGVTVAKDIELDDKFENMGAQMVREVASKSADLAGDGTTTATVLAQAIVKEGAKSVAAGMNPMDLKRGIDLAVEAVVADLQKNSKKVTSNEEIAQVGTISANGDSEIGKFLADAMKKVGNEGVITVEEAKSLETELDVVEGMQFDRGYISPYFVTNADKMRVEFDDAYVLINEKKLSSLNELLPLLEAVVQTGKPLVIVAEDVEGEALATLVVNRLRGGLKVAAVKAPGFGDRRKAMLQDIAILTGGQAISEDLGIKLENVTLQMLGRAKKVMIDKENTTIVNGAGKKADIEARVAQIKAQIEETTSDYDREKLQERLAKLAGGVAVIRVGGATEVEVKERKDRVDDAMHATRAAVEEGILPGGGVALLRASEQLKGIRTKNDDQKTGVEIVRKALSAPARQIAINAGEDGSVIVGKILEKEQYAYGFDSQSGEYVNLVSKGIIDPTKVVRAAIQNAASVASLLITTEAMIAELPKKAAPAPAMPGGGMGGMDF